CGCGCGGCCACACCAACGCCGAACTGGCCGCGCGGTTCCGGCTGAGCGAGGCGACGGTGAAGACGCACGTCGCCCGCATCCTCCAGAAGCTCCGGCTGCGCGACCGGGCCCAGGCGGTGATCGCCGCCTACGAGACGGGCCTCGTCACCCCGGGCTCGGCCGGCGACGGCACGGACTGAACGACCGGGTCCTCCGGTGGTCCGGCCTCCGGGTCGAGGAGGTCGCCCAGCGCGGCCAGCCGGATCAGCCGCAGGATCCGCGGCTGGTCGCAGACGAGCCGCCAGCGTGCACCGCGCCGGCGCATGCGCCCGGCGCAGTGGGCGAGGAGTCCGAGCCCGGTGGCGTCGCAGAAGGTGAGACCCCGGATGTCG
The DNA window shown above is from Streptomyces vietnamensis and carries:
- a CDS encoding STAS domain-containing protein — encoded protein: MQLIPRHDPYLVVGSTGGHTVVALRGELDLVLVRHLRPELDALVRESDALTVDIRGLTFCDATGLGLLAHCAGRMRRRGARWRLVCDQPRILRLIRLAALGDLLDPEAGPPEDPVVQSVPSPAEPGVTRPVS